Proteins from a genomic interval of Treponema succinifaciens DSM 2489:
- a CDS encoding type I restriction endonuclease subunit R, translating into MNFDFLKQNPELRDLYNYCNQAEVFVSQFPDASVRSARNGLECAIKLFYITKYGQYSEMSDLFGLIEDYKFKAYLDEPQLAAVHNVRKLGNMASHAEPINNRMAMLCLHSLYDSVCEILKFLGIISSYLPFDKEAVTDAVPNAIEAEKTKKKIIIKVKKSPFTTEQKAKIATDTKMTSSIDYTEAETRAALIDMDLREAGWTVCDIKEAVKPETACIETKLTNIPVSSDFPTGVGYADYVLYDTNGKPLAVIEAKRTCKDVDTGAKQAKIYAEALKDKFGIMPVIFYTNGYQIYMVDGVGGSARRVFGYYSLKELHSLIVRRKLGGIEDTRVNQEISDRYFIQNACTAVCTAYSGFKRKALNVMATGTGKTRFAISLVDILMRNDWVKNVLFLADRTELVDQAKKAFAKYLPNATLCAISEVSGSQRDFDANVILSTYPTMLNLLDTDEKTFGIGRFDLIIIDECHRSCYNKYQAIFHYFDSLVLGLTATPKDQEGQEDTYSLFGLEVGHPTFSYDYPTAVQEGFLVDYAAIDKTTARLKNGAKYSELSDAEKKEYDEVFAEEGSLPDNLKEKQGNEFYKNIINIPTIKLVLETLMNEGLRVDNGERLGKSIIFAVDHDHAEKIVKTFKDVYPDKGDDYCQLVDYSVSKAGTIIDDFKMPEKEPIIAVSVDMLDTGIDVPEVLNLVFFKRVYSVIKFWQMIGRGTRVCKDFNVFSPSKEFFGKGKEGITNAELQPYPEKQGFYIFDFCDNFDFFDINPKGKITGGGLNLSQKIFELKLDMVYELQKREHQENEEHVKFYQKWKGELISLIQNLDKNHINVRYNLKEVDKYSDSKTWDYVTPLMLAEIKKVITPLIDPIGGESSAKVFDVWMFNIELSHLVGEEDYSKPLQKVTTIISQLLDMQTIPEIKAKSEILKTFLSTEFWAEVTVSKLELVRSEVRDLIKYLDGPKKKAVETNFKDEVIEKDGKHINPQFKNYKQRVIDYLAETTDCEAVNKIKNIEPLNEKDIQDLQHILCEELGTQADYDAISEGASFGVFVRRIVGMNPEAVTKLLSEYLSKYNFNPAQEEFLHQIVTFVLQNGDIEVKNLIKDDPFKSMDFTELFDGNVVPVTEFVSYLHGAIAT; encoded by the coding sequence ATGAACTTTGATTTTTTAAAACAAAATCCTGAATTAAGAGACCTTTACAATTATTGCAACCAGGCAGAAGTTTTTGTCAGTCAGTTTCCTGATGCATCAGTGCGTTCTGCCCGCAATGGTTTGGAATGTGCCATCAAACTGTTTTATATTACTAAGTACGGTCAGTATTCAGAAATGTCAGACCTTTTTGGTCTTATTGAAGATTATAAGTTTAAGGCATATCTCGATGAACCACAGTTAGCTGCTGTTCATAATGTTAGAAAACTTGGAAATATGGCAAGCCATGCAGAGCCTATAAATAATCGTATGGCCATGCTCTGTCTGCATTCTCTTTATGACTCTGTTTGTGAAATATTAAAATTCCTTGGTATCATTTCTTCTTATCTCCCATTTGATAAAGAAGCTGTAACGGATGCTGTTCCAAACGCTATTGAAGCAGAAAAAACAAAAAAGAAAATAATTATCAAAGTAAAAAAATCACCATTTACTACAGAACAGAAAGCAAAAATTGCAACAGACACAAAGATGACTTCAAGCATCGATTATACAGAGGCAGAAACTCGTGCAGCTCTCATCGATATGGATCTTCGTGAAGCCGGCTGGACTGTTTGTGATATTAAGGAAGCAGTTAAACCAGAGACTGCCTGTATAGAAACAAAACTTACAAATATTCCGGTTTCAAGTGATTTTCCAACTGGAGTTGGTTACGCAGATTATGTTCTTTACGATACGAATGGTAAACCGCTTGCCGTTATTGAAGCAAAACGAACTTGTAAGGATGTAGATACAGGTGCTAAACAGGCAAAGATTTATGCAGAAGCATTAAAAGATAAGTTTGGCATAATGCCTGTTATTTTCTATACTAATGGTTATCAGATTTATATGGTTGATGGAGTTGGAGGATCTGCTCGCCGTGTATTTGGTTATTACTCATTAAAAGAACTCCATTCACTTATTGTTCGCCGTAAACTTGGTGGAATTGAAGATACCCGTGTAAATCAAGAAATCTCTGACCGCTATTTTATTCAGAATGCTTGTACCGCCGTTTGTACTGCATATTCTGGCTTTAAACGAAAAGCATTAAATGTTATGGCAACAGGAACTGGAAAGACACGTTTTGCAATTTCCCTTGTTGATATTTTAATGCGTAACGACTGGGTAAAAAATGTCTTGTTCCTTGCAGACAGAACAGAACTTGTAGACCAGGCAAAGAAAGCTTTTGCAAAATACCTTCCTAATGCTACTCTTTGTGCAATTTCAGAAGTAAGTGGAAGTCAGCGTGATTTTGATGCGAATGTTATTTTAAGCACTTATCCTACAATGCTTAACCTTCTTGATACAGATGAAAAAACATTTGGAATTGGCAGATTTGATTTAATCATCATCGATGAATGTCACCGTTCCTGCTACAACAAATATCAGGCTATCTTCCACTATTTTGATTCACTTGTTCTAGGCCTTACCGCAACTCCAAAAGACCAGGAAGGTCAGGAAGATACATATTCTTTGTTTGGACTTGAAGTTGGTCACCCGACATTCAGTTATGATTACCCTACCGCTGTTCAAGAAGGCTTCCTTGTAGATTATGCCGCTATTGATAAGACAACAGCACGCCTTAAAAATGGTGCTAAGTATTCTGAACTATCAGATGCTGAAAAGAAAGAATATGATGAAGTTTTTGCAGAAGAAGGATCTTTACCTGATAATCTAAAAGAAAAACAGGGTAATGAGTTCTACAAAAATATTATCAACATCCCAACAATCAAACTTGTTCTTGAAACATTAATGAATGAAGGGCTCCGTGTAGATAATGGCGAAAGACTTGGAAAGTCTATTATCTTTGCTGTAGACCATGATCATGCAGAAAAAATCGTAAAAACTTTTAAGGACGTATATCCAGACAAAGGAGATGATTACTGCCAGCTTGTAGATTACAGTGTAAGTAAGGCCGGAACAATTATTGATGATTTTAAGATGCCAGAAAAAGAACCAATAATTGCTGTTTCAGTAGATATGCTTGATACAGGAATTGATGTTCCTGAGGTTTTGAATCTTGTTTTTTTTAAGAGAGTATATTCTGTAATTAAGTTCTGGCAGATGATTGGTCGTGGAACTCGTGTCTGCAAGGATTTTAATGTATTCAGCCCTTCAAAAGAATTCTTTGGAAAAGGAAAAGAAGGTATTACAAATGCAGAACTCCAGCCTTATCCAGAAAAACAGGGATTCTACATATTTGACTTCTGCGACAATTTTGATTTCTTTGACATAAATCCCAAGGGCAAGATTACTGGTGGAGGCCTGAATCTTTCTCAGAAAATCTTTGAACTTAAACTGGATATGGTTTATGAACTTCAGAAACGTGAACATCAAGAAAATGAAGAGCACGTTAAGTTCTATCAGAAATGGAAAGGTGAGCTTATTTCTCTGATTCAGAATCTTGATAAAAACCACATCAATGTCCGCTATAACTTAAAAGAAGTTGATAAATATTCCGACAGCAAGACATGGGATTATGTTACGCCATTGATGCTTGCAGAAATCAAAAAAGTTATAACTCCTCTGATTGACCCGATTGGTGGGGAATCCAGCGCAAAAGTATTTGATGTCTGGATGTTTAATATTGAACTTTCTCATTTGGTGGGAGAAGAAGATTATAGTAAACCTCTTCAGAAAGTTACTACAATTATTTCCCAACTGCTTGATATGCAGACTATACCTGAAATCAAAGCCAAGTCTGAAATTCTAAAAACTTTCCTTTCAACAGAATTTTGGGCAGAAGTTACTGTTTCTAAACTGGAACTGGTTCGTTCTGAGGTTAGAGATTTGATTAAGTATCTTGATGGTCCTAAAAAGAAAGCTGTAGAAACGAATTTCAAAGATGAAGTGATAGAAAAAGACGGAAAACATATTAATCCTCAGTTTAAGAACTATAAGCAGAGAGTAATTGATTATCTGGCAGAAACAACAGATTGTGAAGCCGTAAACAAAATCAAGAATATTGAGCCATTGAATGAAAAAGACATTCAGGATTTGCAGCATATTCTTTGTGAAGAACTTGGTACACAAGCAGATTATGATGCTATTTCAGAAGGAGCGTCTTTTGGAGTTTTTGTCCGCCGAATTGTTGGAATGAATCCAGAAGCGGTAACAAAACTCTTGAGCGAATATCTTTCAAAGTACAACTTTAATCCTGCACAGGAAGAATTCTTGCATCAGATTGTAACATTTGTTCTTCAGAATGGTGATATTGAAGTTAAGAATCTTATTAAAGATGACCCATTTAAATCTATGGACTTTACGGAACTGTTTGATGGAAATGTAGTTCCAGTTACGGAATTTGTTTCTTATTTACATGGAGCAATTGCGACATAA